A window of the Candidatus Jettenia caeni genome harbors these coding sequences:
- a CDS encoding NAD(P) oxidoreductase, whose protein sequence is MNYKIVKADDHWFRENINCQYACPVNTPAMNYIERIAEGDFDGSLHLNFIANLFPHILGRVCTHPCETACRRGTIDKPIAICSLKRSAADFAGKMFPGKPGNREKTGNRIAIIGSGPSGLAAANDLAFKGHDVVIYEALPLAGGMLSVGIPPYRLPRSTIEDAVNRTKEIGVDIRLNSPVDTYDKFNTLLKEFEAVYIATGAHRSQSLDIPGEDISGVMHGITFMKNTNLGMIKTIPEKVVVIGGGFTAIDCARSSLRLGAQEVSVVYRRSLEEMPAGEAEVSMAEEEGIKIYFLTSPIKIVEGHGSKVTHLECIKNRLGEPDDKGRRRPVPIEGSNFTIPVNVIIAAIGQSPDIGFLSEKFGIKVNHWGMPIIDQGSFMTTREGVFAGGDCVTGPRNVIEVIADGRKAARSIHKFLTGQERTGYKFYYKEQSPSGRIPDYEAIPRQKQDNIPMEERLDLHTETEPGLSKENTFKEAGRCLLCHFNIFIDEKCILCGGCIDVCPHNCISMVSREYVEDAGILDNKDSVPDDWDAVMVINEEKCIRCGLCVNRCPVDAITMKRFAYSEE, encoded by the coding sequence GTGAATTATAAGATAGTTAAGGCCGATGACCACTGGTTCAGAGAAAACATAAACTGCCAGTATGCATGCCCTGTCAATACGCCAGCCATGAATTACATAGAACGCATAGCTGAGGGGGACTTCGATGGTTCCTTACATCTTAATTTCATAGCAAATCTTTTCCCTCATATTCTCGGCAGGGTATGTACCCATCCCTGTGAAACCGCATGCCGACGCGGCACAATCGATAAGCCTATCGCCATATGCTCGCTCAAGAGAAGCGCAGCAGATTTCGCCGGCAAAATGTTTCCTGGAAAACCAGGAAACAGAGAAAAAACAGGTAATCGTATTGCAATAATTGGTTCAGGACCTTCAGGCCTTGCCGCAGCAAACGATTTGGCTTTTAAAGGGCACGATGTTGTTATCTACGAGGCTTTACCACTTGCTGGCGGCATGTTAAGTGTAGGTATCCCGCCTTACCGGTTACCTCGCAGTACTATAGAAGACGCCGTGAACCGGACAAAAGAGATTGGGGTCGATATCCGCTTAAACAGCCCTGTCGATACCTATGATAAGTTTAATACCTTATTAAAGGAATTCGAGGCTGTATACATTGCCACGGGAGCCCACAGATCACAGTCACTTGATATTCCCGGCGAAGATATTTCCGGGGTAATGCATGGCATTACCTTTATGAAGAATACAAACCTCGGAATGATAAAAACTATCCCCGAAAAAGTTGTAGTGATTGGAGGGGGATTTACCGCTATAGATTGCGCACGCTCTTCGCTCAGGCTGGGCGCTCAGGAGGTTTCTGTCGTTTATCGGAGAAGTTTAGAGGAGATGCCGGCCGGTGAAGCAGAGGTAAGCATGGCAGAGGAAGAAGGTATAAAGATATATTTTTTAACTTCACCGATAAAAATCGTTGAAGGGCATGGCTCGAAGGTAACGCATCTCGAATGTATAAAAAACAGACTCGGCGAACCAGACGACAAAGGCCGAAGGCGTCCGGTACCTATTGAAGGAAGCAATTTTACGATACCGGTAAATGTAATAATAGCGGCTATTGGGCAATCACCAGATATAGGATTTCTTTCAGAAAAGTTTGGTATAAAGGTGAATCACTGGGGAATGCCTATCATAGACCAGGGAAGTTTTATGACTACAAGAGAAGGTGTATTTGCAGGCGGTGATTGTGTAACAGGCCCCAGAAATGTAATTGAGGTGATAGCAGACGGCAGAAAAGCTGCAAGGTCGATACATAAATTCTTAACAGGGCAGGAAAGGACAGGATATAAATTTTATTATAAAGAGCAATCCCCTTCCGGAAGAATACCTGATTATGAGGCAATACCCAGACAAAAACAAGATAACATTCCCATGGAAGAAAGGCTGGATCTCCATACAGAGACAGAACCGGGGCTTTCGAAGGAAAATACCTTTAAGGAGGCCGGGAGGTGTCTGCTTTGCCATTTTAATATATTTATCGATGAAAAATGCATATTATGTGGTGGTTGTATTGATGTCTGCCCACACAATTGTATATCTATGGTATCACGTGAATATGTTGAGGATGCCGGTATTTTAGATAATAAAGATTCAGTCCCTGATGATTGGGATGCCGTTATGGTTATCAATGAAGAAAAATGCATCCGGTGCGGATTGTGTGTTAATCGCTGTCCTGTAGATGCCATTACGATGAAACGCTTTGCCTATTCCGAAGAATAA
- a CDS encoding putative cytochrome b6: MTHKPNKNFLEKYRNMLKEKGLPGMLKDVTVHSQVWKSIFRHTFADTPKNRMLKIVSNVFMHLHPAKVKRHAPQLKFTWCMGGISFFLFLVLTFTGVLLMFYYHPTVRDAYWDIKDLESQVPFGVILRNLHRWSAHLMVITVWFHMFRVFATGSYKPPREFNWCVGVVLLVLTLLLSFTGYLLTWDQLGFWAVTVGTNMARSTPLLGHEGPFGEQLGMTAHNDIRFALLGGSIVGGNALLRAYVWHCIGLPLIISVFMMVHFWRIRKDGGISGPL; this comes from the coding sequence ATGACTCATAAACCGAACAAAAATTTTTTGGAAAAATACAGAAACATGCTGAAAGAAAAGGGATTGCCTGGCATGTTGAAAGATGTAACCGTTCATTCTCAGGTCTGGAAATCTATTTTCAGGCACACCTTTGCAGATACGCCCAAGAACCGCATGCTAAAGATTGTCTCAAATGTCTTTATGCATTTGCATCCGGCAAAGGTTAAAAGACATGCGCCCCAATTAAAATTCACCTGGTGTATGGGCGGCATCAGTTTCTTCTTGTTTCTGGTACTAACATTTACGGGCGTACTCTTGATGTTTTATTATCACCCTACCGTTCGTGATGCATATTGGGACATAAAAGACCTGGAGTCTCAAGTACCTTTCGGTGTAATTTTAAGGAATTTGCACCGATGGAGCGCTCATCTGATGGTTATAACGGTATGGTTCCATATGTTTCGTGTATTTGCAACAGGGTCTTACAAACCACCAAGGGAATTTAACTGGTGTGTGGGCGTTGTTCTGCTGGTACTGACCCTCCTTTTAAGTTTTACCGGCTACTTGCTTACCTGGGATCAATTAGGATTTTGGGCTGTAACGGTAGGCACAAACATGGCCCGTTCGACGCCCTTACTGGGCCACGAGGGGCCTTTTGGAGAACAACTCGGAATGACGGCACATAATGATATACGATTTGCGCTCTTAGGTGGTTCAATCGTTGGTGGAAATGCCTTATTAAGGGCATACGTATGGCATTGTATAGGATTGCCGCTTATCATCAGCGTATTTATGATGGTGCACTTCTGGCGAATTCGCAAGGATGGAGGCATCTCTGGACCACTCTAA
- a CDS encoding 2Fe-2S iron sulfur protein, whose protein sequence is MSIAIKEREIPVNRRRFLYFIGWGFIGVFLTTVLGTVVRFFYPRTILEPPTRYTIGYPFQYTTGVSERFKKQFRIWIIREVDKLYVIEAKCTHLGCTPNWLAAEGKFKCPCHGSGFTPEGLNIEGPAPRPLERFKVALDDNGQIIVDEGIRFRGERGEWNKTGAFLKV, encoded by the coding sequence ATGTCAATAGCAATAAAAGAGAGAGAGATCCCGGTAAATCGCCGAAGATTCTTGTACTTCATCGGGTGGGGGTTTATAGGGGTATTTTTGACAACCGTATTGGGTACAGTTGTCAGGTTCTTTTACCCCAGAACTATCCTTGAACCACCAACAAGGTATACAATCGGGTACCCTTTTCAATACACGACAGGGGTAAGCGAAAGGTTCAAAAAACAGTTCAGGATATGGATAATCAGAGAGGTTGATAAATTGTATGTAATCGAGGCAAAATGCACCCATCTGGGTTGCACTCCTAACTGGCTTGCAGCAGAAGGAAAATTTAAATGCCCCTGTCATGGGAGCGGGTTTACTCCGGAAGGATTGAATATTGAGGGCCCTGCTCCAAGACCTTTGGAAAGATTTAAGGTTGCATTGGATGATAACGGCCAAATAATCGTTGATGAAGGAATAAGGTTCAGAGGTGAACGGGGGGAATGGAATAAGACTGGCGCATTCTTGAAGGTGTAA